One window of the Nothobranchius furzeri strain GRZ-AD chromosome 3, NfurGRZ-RIMD1, whole genome shotgun sequence genome contains the following:
- the LOC107385657 gene encoding transmembrane protein 198 isoform X2 encodes MTDPTELSSEGEGTRVDICSLEIERQYDIIPTVICSMCCLFGIIYCFFGYRCFKAVMFLSGLMFGSVIIFLLCHKQHVLDTQLSVEASAGISLGIGLMCGLVTMLVRSVGLFMTGLLLGLLLALAGLLITHQFYTPTSLWVPLGSLLGTGMLFAVLTLQWQKMFTMLSTAVFGAAIMTVCADYFVEMLALASYVYDCLRLSLGPVLCWYSWVILGIWPALSLIGVVIQWKLTDDSFSHTEVVVNRRQKRVQLMRIREKDAKKRQQAELPTKFARQTDGNRHFP; translated from the exons ATGACCGACCCCACCGAGCTGAGCTCTGAGGGAGAGGGGACTCGGGTGGACATCTGCAGTTTGGAAATAGAGAGACAGTATGACATCATCCCTACTGTCATCTGCTCCATGTGTTGCCTGTTTGGCATCATCTACTGCTTCTTTG GTTACCGCTGCTTCAAAGCTGTCATGTTCCTGTCCGGTCTCATGTTCGGATCGGTCATCATCTTCCTGCTGTGCCACAAGCAGCACGTCCTGGACACCCAGCTGAGTGTGGAGGCCAGCGCGGGGATCAGCCTCGGTATCGGCCTCATGTGCGGGCTGGTCACCATGCTGGTGAGGAGCGTGGGCCTCTTCATGACGGGCCTGTTGCTGGGACTCTTACTGGCTCTCGCCGGCCTGCTGATCACTCACCAGTTCTACACGCCGACCAGTCTCTGGGTTCCTTTAGGCTCTCTGCTGGGAACGGGCATGCTGTTTGCCGTGCTGACTCTGCAGTGGCAAAAGATGTTCACCATGCTGTCCACGGCTGTGTTTGGGGCGGCCATCATGACTGTGTGTGCTGATTACTTTGTGGAGATGCTGGCTCTGGCCTCGTACGTGTACGACTGCCTGCGCCTCTCACTCGGCCCGGTGCTCTGCTGGTACAGCTGGGTCATTCTGGGAATCTGGCCAGCTCTTAGCCTCATTGGAGTTGTGATCCAGTGGAAACTCACGGATGACAGCTTCTCACACACCGAGG TGGTGgtcaatcggagacagaagagagTCCAGCTGATGCGGATTCGAGAGAAGGACGCCAAGAAGCGACAGCAGGCAG AGCTACCTACAAAGTTTGCGCGACAGACAGACGGGAACAGGCACTTCCCTTAG
- the LOC107385657 gene encoding transmembrane protein 198 isoform X1 gives MTDPTELSSEGEGTRVDICSLEIERQYDIIPTVICSMCCLFGIIYCFFGYRCFKAVMFLSGLMFGSVIIFLLCHKQHVLDTQLSVEASAGISLGIGLMCGLVTMLVRSVGLFMTGLLLGLLLALAGLLITHQFYTPTSLWVPLGSLLGTGMLFAVLTLQWQKMFTMLSTAVFGAAIMTVCADYFVEMLALASYVYDCLRLSLGPVLCWYSWVILGIWPALSLIGVVIQWKLTDDSFSHTEVVVNRRQKRVQLMRIREKDAKKRQQAGGQEGIYRRKPTPVKRYAGDLLAPSYLQSLRDRQTGTGTSLSSLGATSQTVIDLDYDTGSTVPLTATTPVVRV, from the exons ATGACCGACCCCACCGAGCTGAGCTCTGAGGGAGAGGGGACTCGGGTGGACATCTGCAGTTTGGAAATAGAGAGACAGTATGACATCATCCCTACTGTCATCTGCTCCATGTGTTGCCTGTTTGGCATCATCTACTGCTTCTTTG GTTACCGCTGCTTCAAAGCTGTCATGTTCCTGTCCGGTCTCATGTTCGGATCGGTCATCATCTTCCTGCTGTGCCACAAGCAGCACGTCCTGGACACCCAGCTGAGTGTGGAGGCCAGCGCGGGGATCAGCCTCGGTATCGGCCTCATGTGCGGGCTGGTCACCATGCTGGTGAGGAGCGTGGGCCTCTTCATGACGGGCCTGTTGCTGGGACTCTTACTGGCTCTCGCCGGCCTGCTGATCACTCACCAGTTCTACACGCCGACCAGTCTCTGGGTTCCTTTAGGCTCTCTGCTGGGAACGGGCATGCTGTTTGCCGTGCTGACTCTGCAGTGGCAAAAGATGTTCACCATGCTGTCCACGGCTGTGTTTGGGGCGGCCATCATGACTGTGTGTGCTGATTACTTTGTGGAGATGCTGGCTCTGGCCTCGTACGTGTACGACTGCCTGCGCCTCTCACTCGGCCCGGTGCTCTGCTGGTACAGCTGGGTCATTCTGGGAATCTGGCCAGCTCTTAGCCTCATTGGAGTTGTGATCCAGTGGAAACTCACGGATGACAGCTTCTCACACACCGAGG TGGTGgtcaatcggagacagaagagagTCCAGCTGATGCGGATTCGAGAGAAGGACGCCAAGAAGCGACAGCAGGCAGGTGGGCAGGAAGGCATATATCGCCGTAAACCCACCCCAGTCAAACGTTACGCTGGGGATCTACTGGCACCG AGCTACCTACAAAGTTTGCGCGACAGACAGACGGGAACAGGCACTTCCCTTAGCAGCCTCGGCGCCACCAGCCAAACCGTGATCGACTTGGACTACGACACCGGCTCCACGGTTCCACTCACAGCCACGACTCCTGTCGTCAGGGTGTGA